The following are from one region of the Pseudobacteriovorax antillogorgiicola genome:
- a CDS encoding DUF3015 family protein, with translation MKAQWAICLGLFLSLSSQAYGESAVSKFWNKEFPKNLGCGPGNLVFDEDSWFSTAMASSVNLSSTPLLPLSTTSGISGCNGGPPIVENSRAYHFIVSHMSEIMRDAAHGGGESLEALASLWNLSSDQYPKFVTRLNRNFSNVFGNGDLLLEEIYQSLYAASIAS, from the coding sequence ATGAAGGCACAATGGGCTATCTGCCTAGGGCTTTTTCTATCCCTTAGCTCCCAGGCTTATGGAGAAAGCGCGGTATCCAAGTTTTGGAATAAAGAGTTTCCAAAGAATCTAGGCTGTGGCCCAGGGAACTTAGTATTTGATGAAGATTCCTGGTTTTCAACGGCGATGGCCTCATCCGTCAATCTCTCATCAACACCACTCTTACCATTGTCTACCACATCGGGGATATCAGGCTGTAATGGTGGTCCTCCGATTGTTGAAAATAGCCGAGCCTACCATTTCATCGTCAGTCATATGTCAGAAATTATGCGTGATGCTGCACATGGAGGAGGAGAATCTTTAGAAGCGCTGGCAAGCCTTTGGAATCTTAGCTCAGATCAATATCCAAAGTTTGTAACTCGACTGAACCGAAACTTTTCAAACGTTTTTGGAAACGGTGACTTACTATTGGAAGAGATCTATCAGTCCCTTTATGCCGCATCCATAGCAAGCTAG
- a CDS encoding YheT family hydrolase: MSSHTLDRLGVTPFRSIWPLNSRWFQTITPNMLPDIDDSPDQWHHFKLPDGDTIVVAENRPEIEPKRIFVTVHGLTGDYRSNYNVRLCKKLKPLGVVLFRVNLRGAGPGFGHARKTYNAGQSQDLRDVLRAIGKLYPKLPATVMGISMGANIVLKMMGEARLPRFVDSFVAVSPPFDLASTSKKLQQRSPKVDRYFSKRLMKETSKLHRKFPDLGPLDFPESCTVFDFDELYTAPRHGFKSAQDYYDRSSSLHFIPAIKAKGLVLLAKDDPVVNYGDLPKFDKRRVDFVCTPRGGHVGFFNPLSKNGPFWMDHLISSWMKHRLKV; the protein is encoded by the coding sequence ATGTCAAGTCATACTCTCGATCGGCTGGGTGTTACGCCTTTTCGCTCCATTTGGCCATTGAATTCCCGTTGGTTTCAAACGATCACTCCCAATATGTTGCCGGATATCGATGATAGCCCAGACCAATGGCATCATTTTAAATTGCCCGACGGTGATACGATCGTGGTGGCTGAAAACCGTCCAGAAATTGAACCCAAACGAATTTTTGTTACGGTTCATGGCTTGACAGGAGACTACCGCTCTAACTACAACGTCCGGCTTTGTAAGAAGCTCAAACCCTTGGGCGTAGTGCTCTTTCGGGTGAATCTGAGGGGGGCAGGGCCCGGCTTCGGTCATGCGCGAAAAACCTATAACGCTGGCCAGAGCCAGGACCTTCGGGATGTGCTACGGGCCATCGGCAAGCTTTATCCCAAGCTACCAGCGACGGTCATGGGAATTTCCATGGGAGCTAACATCGTCTTAAAGATGATGGGTGAGGCTCGTCTACCGCGGTTTGTTGATAGCTTTGTGGCAGTATCTCCGCCATTCGACTTAGCATCCACTTCTAAGAAGCTTCAACAGCGATCTCCAAAAGTCGATCGCTACTTTTCAAAACGTCTGATGAAAGAAACCAGTAAACTCCACAGAAAGTTTCCTGATCTCGGTCCGCTAGATTTTCCTGAGTCTTGCACTGTTTTCGACTTTGATGAACTCTACACCGCCCCACGCCATGGCTTTAAAAGTGCCCAAGACTACTACGACCGTAGTTCAAGCCTGCACTTTATCCCAGCCATTAAAGCTAAAGGATTGGTCTTGCTTGCCAAAGATGATCCTGTAGTCAACTATGGCGATTTGCCTAAATTTGATAAAAGACGGGTAGATTTTGTCTGTACTCCTCGGGGAGGACATGTTGGATTCTTTAACCCGCTGTCAAAAAATGGCCCATTCTGGATGGACCATTTGATCAGTTCCTGGATGAAACACAGATTGAAAGTTTAG
- a CDS encoding sulfite exporter TauE/SafE family protein: protein MTILILFLTALGSSIISGLVGMAGGVTLLAVMTFFFPMHVIVPVHGLVQFVSNSSRTWILREHVHRESFVPFLIGVPIGGVAVWFFLSNLDRPEWILGIVAALLFYVAFKPKKLPELKLGTKGFWLLGVAASFLGSLVGATGPLMAPFFARSDFTKEQIVATKAACQLLVHIVKVPIFLGLAFPYQDYWLETAVMVVGVIIGTKLGTSLLKSMSTQRFMILLKVALALTGLRITIKMLTSS from the coding sequence ATGACAATTCTGATTCTGTTCCTGACAGCCCTTGGCTCCTCTATCATATCGGGACTGGTGGGGATGGCAGGTGGGGTGACACTCTTAGCTGTGATGACCTTTTTTTTTCCGATGCATGTGATTGTGCCTGTTCATGGCTTGGTGCAGTTTGTGAGTAACTCAAGCAGAACCTGGATTCTACGGGAGCATGTTCATAGAGAGAGTTTTGTGCCATTTCTGATCGGGGTTCCCATTGGTGGCGTCGCAGTCTGGTTCTTCTTGAGCAACTTAGATCGCCCTGAATGGATTCTAGGAATTGTGGCTGCTCTACTATTCTATGTTGCTTTCAAACCAAAGAAATTACCTGAACTAAAATTGGGAACAAAAGGTTTTTGGCTCCTAGGTGTCGCGGCGAGTTTTCTTGGCTCCTTGGTTGGGGCGACAGGGCCTTTGATGGCACCATTCTTTGCAAGAAGTGATTTCACTAAGGAGCAGATTGTTGCGACTAAGGCAGCTTGCCAGCTGCTCGTACACATTGTAAAGGTGCCCATCTTCCTAGGGTTGGCCTTTCCGTATCAAGATTACTGGCTTGAAACAGCTGTGATGGTGGTCGGGGTTATCATTGGTACAAAACTGGGTACATCATTGCTGAAGTCCATGAGCACCCAACGATTTATGATCCTTCTTAAAGTGGCCTTGGCCTTGACAGGCCTGCGTATTACAATCAAGATGTTGACTTCAAGTTAA
- a CDS encoding ATP-binding protein has translation MTTILTVFSFYTDYTAEMSDLNRSLHQIQEVSVPSITDNLWNLDERAISEQLSSIAKLQGIVSIAVLDEEGSVVAERGSVLETPVYLFEQRYPMVRSNETIGELRITVTKQFIFQRLARRALVFFGTQGIKTFLISFIILFIVRYYVTNHLEKIASYFEKGKFRQDKLQLQYENRVRNELDVMVDNINEMAKRVTESERELKRNLEVQRASAINSARLASLGEMAGGIAHEINNPMAIILGNLGILQKLIEEDATDQATLEHLIDKAINTCDRVNRIISGLRTYSRDADGDPFLDETLLSIIEQTLPYCRERFRDAGIELIIEPIDPRIIISCRATQISQVLVSLLNNAYDAVSEVENKWIRIAAELKGDRVQVTVSDSGHGIPHTVIDRIFDPFFTTKEVGKGTGLGLSISKNLIENHDGTFWVNPRSEHTSFLIELPARLEELDSVS, from the coding sequence TTGACCACGATTTTAACCGTCTTTTCCTTTTATACCGACTATACAGCGGAGATGTCCGATCTCAATCGATCACTGCACCAGATTCAGGAAGTCTCGGTGCCTTCTATCACTGATAACCTCTGGAATCTTGATGAACGGGCAATCAGCGAGCAGTTGTCATCCATAGCGAAATTACAAGGAATTGTTTCAATCGCTGTGCTAGATGAAGAGGGGAGTGTGGTTGCGGAGCGCGGTAGCGTCTTAGAGACTCCCGTCTATCTTTTTGAGCAACGCTACCCCATGGTCCGTAGTAACGAAACGATCGGTGAACTGAGGATAACGGTAACCAAGCAGTTCATCTTTCAACGATTGGCGCGACGGGCATTGGTCTTTTTTGGAACCCAAGGCATCAAAACATTTCTCATTTCATTTATCATCCTCTTTATTGTTCGCTACTATGTGACAAATCATCTTGAAAAGATTGCCAGCTATTTTGAGAAGGGAAAGTTTCGCCAGGATAAGTTGCAGCTGCAATATGAGAACAGGGTCCGAAATGAGTTAGATGTCATGGTAGACAATATCAACGAGATGGCTAAACGAGTGACGGAGTCCGAACGGGAGCTGAAGCGTAATCTCGAAGTTCAGCGAGCATCGGCGATTAATTCGGCTCGATTAGCCAGTCTAGGAGAGATGGCTGGAGGTATTGCCCATGAGATCAATAATCCTATGGCCATCATCTTGGGAAATCTTGGAATTTTGCAAAAGCTTATCGAAGAGGATGCAACAGATCAGGCAACCTTGGAGCATTTGATTGATAAAGCTATCAATACCTGCGATCGGGTGAATCGGATTATTTCCGGACTCAGAACGTATTCCCGGGATGCAGATGGAGATCCCTTCTTGGATGAAACCTTGTTGAGTATTATTGAACAAACACTTCCCTACTGCCGCGAGAGATTTAGAGATGCAGGGATCGAGCTTATTATTGAACCGATTGACCCCCGAATTATTATTTCCTGTCGTGCGACTCAAATATCTCAAGTTCTTGTTAGCTTGCTGAATAATGCGTACGACGCTGTTTCAGAAGTCGAAAACAAGTGGATTCGTATTGCAGCGGAACTTAAAGGAGATCGTGTTCAGGTTACAGTTTCTGACTCTGGACATGGAATTCCGCACACGGTCATTGATCGGATCTTTGATCCATTTTTTACTACAAAAGAAGTGGGTAAAGGCACTGGTCTGGGCTTATCGATTTCTAAGAACCTTATTGAAAATCATGACGGAACGTTTTGGGTCAACCCCCGGTCTGAACATACGAGCTTCTTGATTGAGCTTCCTGCTCGCCTTGAGGAACTCGATTCGGTGAGCTAA
- a CDS encoding DUF3015 family protein has translation MQILYCLLVLVFFTGPQAFGQSYPLMRVLQKDMPQNAVFGFIPACGIGSYLLPTYSWLSSAPASTTNMAFSSVAPTSTTMNMSECKGPKTLVENQPDIYKFAERNLEKLAQDMARGEGESLDALASLMKIPEADQDRWRAVLKREFAFIFPAPQVSPRYVLDQVTTISFNHDIVSPYARNFSWNDLFQTY, from the coding sequence ATGCAAATCTTATATTGCCTTCTCGTTCTAGTATTTTTCACAGGCCCCCAAGCCTTCGGACAAAGCTATCCTTTGATGCGTGTTTTGCAGAAAGATATGCCTCAAAATGCGGTTTTTGGATTCATACCCGCTTGTGGTATTGGATCCTACCTCCTTCCCACCTACTCTTGGCTCTCTTCAGCACCGGCGAGCACCACAAATATGGCCTTCTCATCCGTCGCTCCCACCTCAACGACTATGAACATGTCTGAGTGCAAGGGCCCTAAAACCCTTGTTGAGAATCAGCCAGATATCTATAAATTTGCAGAAAGGAACCTAGAAAAACTTGCCCAGGATATGGCCCGTGGAGAGGGGGAGTCTTTGGATGCTCTAGCTTCATTGATGAAAATTCCCGAAGCCGACCAAGATCGTTGGCGTGCCGTACTTAAGAGAGAGTTTGCCTTTATTTTTCCAGCACCCCAGGTGAGCCCTCGTTACGTCCTTGATCAAGTGACCACCATCAGCTTCAATCACGACATTGTTAGCCCCTACGCGAGGAATTTTAGCTGGAATGATCTATTCCAGACCTACTAA
- a CDS encoding DUF6174 domain-containing protein, which yields MKLLATLGLVFGLSLSAMGAESVDSKKAPELTSPGSAELWSSALARWKRANLANYSYSVDIFCFCGDVGGYDVTVKDYEVVDIQKTSEGRGGYFDGKMDSLFRSIELDIIYGAKFSAQEYDPKLGYPVKVYQDTAPQVDYFYHIDITNFEILD from the coding sequence ATGAAACTATTAGCGACCCTTGGTCTTGTTTTTGGTCTATCGTTATCAGCGATGGGCGCTGAATCTGTTGACTCAAAGAAGGCACCTGAACTGACCTCTCCAGGTTCAGCGGAACTTTGGAGCTCCGCCCTTGCTCGCTGGAAGAGAGCAAATCTCGCGAACTATAGCTATAGTGTCGATATTTTCTGTTTCTGCGGAGATGTTGGCGGCTATGATGTAACTGTAAAAGATTACGAAGTTGTTGATATTCAAAAGACTTCGGAGGGTCGTGGAGGCTACTTTGATGGCAAAATGGACTCACTATTTCGAAGCATCGAACTGGATATCATTTATGGAGCTAAATTCTCGGCTCAGGAGTACGACCCAAAACTTGGCTATCCAGTAAAAGTCTATCAAGATACAGCTCCACAAGTTGATTACTTCTACCACATCGATATCACCAATTTTGAGATACTGGATTAA
- a CDS encoding DUF4105 domain-containing protein, with translation MVRGARIRLLVLVLLSARPCLGQVLEQWAEDWQWQKLLHMRDGAFTVDDPDFYHGARNTPLDQLLAFHKAWQKDFHGDHVWCRFPARSLWLAKKLKLPTPQVPKDCNEYWDYMEEIKPETISLVFPSEYFGNPASMFGHTFLRVGARDAPPLLSHALSYGAAIEDQPGLSYAIKGIFGFYPGYFSIAPYYTTVSQYNDMEDRDLWDFPIKLAPEKVRFLMAHLWELKDKTIDYYFFDDNCSLLLLDFLAVADRSINSEDITGLWVFPLDVVYYLRDQDLLHRPRYRPSMSQKISMIGRDIDPSLMDHVDLLEERFFEGDQLPLAPEEQIKLFRFWAERLRLNFREGRMSRPTYASRYLKVLGSQARSSSKPSTLPMLPDYDLLDGHYPKLVAVGGQFGSQPGALLRLRPAMHGADDPSGGFRPGSILSVLDTKILANEQDLLLDELVLFQMASWQEQHSLMATWSWETRAAYERWLELSYLEGAIGQRLFSYEGIHALFLIGGQLRYQTDFEVASLAQLRFRTQITGKWFFNGLAKISWQPGLWESIWQTSIHYQWSAGQGILLSGRGGPFKKEQLSLEYRRYL, from the coding sequence ATGGTCAGGGGCGCAAGGATCAGATTACTGGTACTGGTGTTGCTGAGTGCTCGGCCTTGTCTGGGGCAGGTACTTGAACAGTGGGCGGAAGACTGGCAGTGGCAAAAACTCTTGCATATGAGGGATGGGGCATTTACTGTCGACGACCCAGATTTCTACCATGGAGCTAGGAACACGCCTCTAGATCAGCTTCTAGCCTTCCACAAAGCTTGGCAGAAAGACTTTCATGGGGATCATGTATGGTGTCGCTTCCCTGCACGGAGCCTTTGGCTTGCTAAAAAACTAAAGCTGCCAACCCCCCAAGTGCCAAAAGACTGCAATGAATACTGGGATTATATGGAGGAGATTAAACCAGAAACGATAAGTCTCGTCTTTCCTTCTGAATATTTTGGCAACCCTGCTTCTATGTTTGGTCATACCTTCTTGAGAGTTGGGGCTCGTGATGCACCACCTCTCCTATCTCATGCGCTATCTTATGGAGCAGCGATTGAGGATCAACCTGGCTTAAGTTATGCCATCAAGGGTATCTTTGGGTTTTATCCCGGTTACTTTTCTATTGCTCCGTACTATACAACAGTCAGTCAGTACAACGATATGGAAGATCGCGACCTATGGGACTTTCCAATAAAGTTAGCTCCAGAAAAAGTTCGATTTCTTATGGCTCATCTTTGGGAGTTGAAAGATAAAACCATAGACTACTATTTTTTTGATGATAACTGTTCGCTCTTGCTTTTGGACTTTCTTGCCGTTGCTGATCGAAGTATTAACTCGGAAGACATCACCGGTCTTTGGGTTTTCCCCCTAGATGTGGTTTACTATCTTCGCGATCAGGACTTGCTTCACAGACCCCGCTACAGGCCATCTATGAGCCAAAAGATTAGCATGATAGGTCGTGATATTGATCCATCTTTGATGGATCATGTAGATCTCTTGGAAGAGCGATTCTTTGAGGGCGATCAACTACCTCTTGCGCCAGAAGAGCAAATCAAATTGTTTCGTTTTTGGGCTGAACGGCTTCGGCTTAATTTTCGCGAGGGACGGATGTCACGGCCCACCTATGCCAGTCGCTACCTGAAAGTTCTTGGGTCACAAGCCAGATCATCGAGCAAGCCTTCGACCCTTCCGATGTTGCCAGACTACGATCTTTTAGACGGGCACTATCCCAAACTTGTTGCGGTGGGAGGGCAGTTTGGTTCTCAGCCGGGCGCTCTACTAAGACTAAGACCAGCGATGCACGGTGCGGATGACCCGAGTGGTGGCTTCAGACCTGGGAGTATTCTTAGCGTGCTCGACACAAAAATATTGGCCAATGAGCAAGATCTCTTACTAGACGAACTAGTTCTATTTCAAATGGCTTCGTGGCAAGAACAGCATTCTTTGATGGCTACTTGGTCATGGGAAACCCGAGCGGCCTACGAGCGTTGGCTAGAACTAAGCTATCTAGAAGGAGCTATTGGCCAACGCTTGTTTTCATATGAGGGAATTCATGCTTTATTCCTGATTGGCGGGCAGCTCCGTTATCAAACTGACTTTGAGGTAGCTAGCTTAGCCCAACTACGCTTCCGTACTCAAATCACGGGCAAGTGGTTTTTCAATGGCCTGGCAAAAATTTCCTGGCAGCCGGGTCTTTGGGAATCGATCTGGCAGACAAGCATTCACTACCAATGGAGTGCAGGCCAGGGCATTTTACTAAGTGGCAGGGGAGGGCCTTTTAAAAAAGAGCAGCTCAGCCTAGAATATCGGCGCTATCTATGA